A window of Xylophilus sp. GW821-FHT01B05 contains these coding sequences:
- a CDS encoding NADH:flavin oxidoreductase/NADH oxidase produces MTGNPASAGVPARLFEPVRLRSVTARNRVAISPMQQYSSTEGGLANDWHLVHLGRFALGGAGIVFVESTAVEPRGRNTHGDIGLWDDAQIAPLRRVAELLRSQGAVPAIQLGHTGRKGALQKWWEGHGPLNQADAARGEGPWPVVGPSALPVDTGWPRPAALSEGEIQALVQAWAQAARRAAQAGFELLEIHGAHGYLIHQFLSPVANQRSDAYGGSPQKRQRFALEVARAVRAEWPQHLPLSWRISLPDLDDGTLPMEEMIAFVNALREAGVDVLDCSSAAGISSYPSNGARVPRGLDFRAQDAAEIRRRTGIAIMAVGFVIDPQAAQALVADGAADLVALGREALFNPNWPAHAEQLLQPDPDYSLWPRQYRSWLVKRAPLLAAARAATPAH; encoded by the coding sequence GTGACGGGCAACCCCGCCTCTGCCGGCGTACCGGCCCGCCTGTTCGAGCCGGTGCGGCTGCGCAGCGTGACAGCGCGCAACCGCGTGGCCATCTCGCCCATGCAGCAGTATTCGTCCACCGAAGGCGGCCTGGCCAACGACTGGCACCTGGTGCACCTGGGGCGCTTTGCGCTGGGCGGCGCGGGCATCGTGTTTGTCGAATCCACTGCGGTGGAGCCGCGTGGCCGCAACACCCATGGCGACATCGGCCTGTGGGACGACGCCCAGATCGCACCGCTGCGCCGCGTGGCCGAGCTGCTGCGCAGCCAGGGCGCGGTGCCCGCCATCCAGCTGGGCCACACCGGCCGCAAGGGCGCGCTGCAGAAATGGTGGGAAGGCCACGGCCCGCTGAACCAGGCGGATGCCGCGCGCGGCGAAGGCCCGTGGCCGGTGGTGGGCCCCAGCGCCTTGCCGGTGGACACCGGTTGGCCACGGCCCGCCGCCTTGTCAGAAGGCGAAATCCAGGCACTGGTGCAGGCCTGGGCCCAGGCCGCGCGCCGCGCTGCGCAGGCCGGTTTTGAGCTGCTGGAGATCCACGGCGCACACGGCTACCTGATCCACCAGTTTCTATCGCCGGTAGCCAACCAGCGCAGCGACGCCTATGGCGGCAGCCCGCAGAAACGCCAGCGCTTTGCACTGGAGGTGGCCCGCGCGGTACGCGCCGAATGGCCGCAGCACCTGCCGCTGTCCTGGCGCATCTCGCTGCCCGACCTGGACGACGGCACACTGCCGATGGAAGAGATGATTGCCTTCGTCAACGCGCTGCGCGAGGCGGGTGTGGACGTGCTCGACTGCTCATCCGCCGCCGGCATCTCCAGCTACCCCAGCAACGGTGCCCGCGTGCCGCGCGGGCTGGACTTTCGGGCGCAGGACGCGGCCGAGATCCGGCGCCGCACCGGCATTGCCATCATGGCCGTGGGCTTTGTGATTGACCCACAGGCCGCGCAGGCGCTGGTGGCCGATGGCGCTGCCGACCTGGTGGCGCTGGGCCGCGAAGCCTTGTTCAACCCCAACTGGCCGGCCCACGCCGAGCAGTTGCTGCAGCCCGACCCCGACTACAGCCTGTGGCCGCGCCAGTACCGCTCCTGGCTGGTCAAGCGCGCGCCGCTGCTTGCTGCCGCA
- a CDS encoding ABC transporter substrate-binding protein has translation MQRTLSAACAALILACGAASAQTPISDDVVRIGVMADQTGPYSGNGGPGSSLAVKMAVEDFGGKVLGKPVEVLVADDQNKPDVGLGIARKWLDNEKVDTIVGGSASSIALGVSSLMKERKKPYLIAGTVSAELTNKACSPMNFQFLTDTYALPKAGVASLMKQGIKSFYFITVDYAFGQAYQDDATKFIQAGGGKVLGAVKHPLGATDFSSYLLQAQASGAQAIVILNAGLDLSNALKQAAEYKLTRNGQTVAVFGMTINSVAAMGLDVAQGLQLTIPFYWDRDEASREWAKRFMARNKGVVPTYIHAGAYSAAWHYLNAVKAAGTDDGAAVAAKMKELPINDFFSRNVKVREDGQALRTVYAIQVKKPAESKYPNDYYTVRAEIPPEQTWRPLAESSCDYIKAK, from the coding sequence ATGCAACGCACACTTTCCGCCGCCTGCGCGGCCCTCATCCTGGCCTGCGGCGCTGCCAGCGCGCAGACGCCCATCAGCGACGACGTGGTCCGCATCGGCGTCATGGCCGACCAGACCGGGCCCTATTCGGGCAACGGCGGCCCGGGCTCCAGCCTGGCCGTGAAGATGGCGGTGGAGGACTTTGGCGGCAAGGTGCTGGGCAAGCCGGTCGAGGTACTGGTTGCCGATGACCAGAACAAGCCCGATGTCGGCCTGGGGATCGCCCGCAAGTGGCTGGACAACGAGAAGGTCGACACCATCGTCGGCGGCTCGGCCTCATCCATTGCGCTGGGCGTGTCATCGCTGATGAAGGAGCGCAAGAAGCCCTACCTGATCGCCGGCACCGTGAGCGCCGAGCTGACCAACAAGGCCTGCTCGCCGATGAACTTCCAGTTCCTCACCGACACCTATGCCCTGCCCAAGGCCGGCGTGGCGAGCCTGATGAAGCAGGGCATCAAGAGCTTCTACTTCATCACCGTGGACTACGCCTTTGGCCAGGCCTACCAGGACGACGCCACCAAGTTCATACAGGCCGGCGGCGGCAAGGTGCTGGGTGCCGTCAAGCACCCGCTGGGTGCCACCGACTTCTCTTCCTACCTGCTGCAGGCGCAGGCCAGCGGCGCGCAGGCCATCGTGATCCTGAACGCGGGGCTGGACCTGTCCAACGCGCTCAAGCAGGCGGCCGAGTACAAGCTGACCCGCAACGGCCAGACCGTGGCCGTGTTTGGCATGACCATCAACAGCGTGGCGGCCATGGGCCTGGACGTGGCCCAGGGCCTGCAGCTGACCATTCCCTTCTACTGGGACCGCGACGAGGCCTCGCGCGAATGGGCCAAGCGCTTCATGGCGCGCAACAAAGGCGTGGTGCCCACCTACATCCATGCCGGCGCCTACAGCGCCGCCTGGCACTACCTCAACGCCGTGAAGGCCGCCGGCACCGACGACGGCGCTGCGGTCGCGGCCAAGATGAAAGAGCTGCCGATCAACGACTTTTTCTCCAGGAACGTGAAAGTGCGCGAAGACGGCCAGGCCTTGCGCACGGTCTATGCCATACAGGTCAAGAAGCCGGCTGAGTCCAAATACCCGAACGACTACTACACCGTGCGTGCCGAAATCCCGCCCGAGCAGACCTGGCGCCCGCTGGCCGAGAGCAGCTGCGACTACATCAAGGCCAAGTAA
- a CDS encoding long-chain-fatty-acid--CoA ligase has translation MRGLMQSKALLISSLVEHAASHHASVEIVSHVHMGSCVRTTWGEVGSRARRVASALQARGIQPGARVATLAWNTHRHLELYYAVSGMGAVLHTVNPRLFPEQISYIINHAADEMVCFDLGFAPLLEQIAPQLASVKAFVALCSRAELPQLSLPAPLLCYEDLVAEGSASFAWPALDEDTASSLCYTSGTTGNPKGVLYSHRSTVLHSWTACAADGLGLRARDSVLLAVPMFHVNAWGIPYAAAMCGAKLVLPGPDLGGERLFNLMRDEGCTFSLGVPTVWLGFFQHAEKLSAEARAALRLERVVVGGSAAPRAIIEKFEHLFGAYVIQAWGMTETSPLATIGNLLPRHEGLPLEQRFGVQARQGRAIFGVEIAVFDADGQRLPPDDHRPGELKVRGPWVVSAYYGQQPGTELDADGWFATGDVALIDAEGYVQITDRSKDVIKSGGEWISSIDLENLAVGHPKVKEAAVIGAYHSKWQERPLLVVVPNAGQQVSGPEILAFMQDRVARWWMPDDVVFVDELPHTATGKLLKTRLREQFRNHRLPTDVPEA, from the coding sequence ATGCGGGGCCTGATGCAGTCCAAAGCGCTGCTGATCTCAAGCCTGGTGGAACATGCCGCCAGCCACCATGCGAGCGTGGAGATCGTGTCGCACGTCCACATGGGCAGCTGCGTGCGCACCACCTGGGGCGAGGTCGGCAGCCGGGCCCGGCGCGTGGCGTCGGCGCTGCAGGCGCGCGGCATCCAGCCCGGCGCCCGGGTGGCCACGCTGGCCTGGAACACGCACCGCCACCTGGAGCTGTACTACGCCGTGTCCGGCATGGGCGCGGTGCTGCACACGGTCAATCCGCGCCTGTTTCCCGAGCAGATCAGCTACATCATCAACCACGCGGCCGACGAGATGGTGTGCTTTGACCTGGGCTTTGCGCCGCTGCTGGAGCAGATCGCGCCGCAGCTGGCCTCGGTCAAGGCCTTTGTGGCGCTGTGCTCGCGCGCCGAGTTGCCGCAGCTGTCGCTGCCGGCGCCGCTGCTCTGCTACGAAGACCTGGTGGCTGAGGGCAGCGCCAGCTTTGCCTGGCCGGCCTTGGACGAGGACACGGCCTCTTCGCTTTGCTACACCTCGGGCACCACTGGCAACCCCAAGGGCGTGCTCTACAGCCACCGCTCCACCGTGCTGCACAGCTGGACCGCCTGCGCCGCCGACGGCCTGGGCCTGCGCGCCCGCGACAGCGTGCTGCTGGCCGTGCCCATGTTCCACGTCAATGCCTGGGGCATCCCTTATGCGGCGGCCATGTGCGGCGCCAAGCTGGTGCTGCCCGGGCCCGACCTGGGCGGCGAGCGCCTGTTCAATCTCATGCGCGACGAGGGCTGCACCTTCTCGCTGGGCGTGCCCACGGTGTGGCTGGGCTTCTTCCAGCATGCCGAAAAGCTCAGCGCCGAGGCCCGCGCCGCGCTGCGGCTGGAGCGCGTGGTGGTGGGCGGCTCGGCCGCGCCGCGCGCCATCATCGAGAAGTTCGAGCACCTGTTCGGCGCCTATGTAATCCAGGCCTGGGGCATGACCGAGACCAGCCCGCTGGCCACCATAGGCAACCTGCTGCCGCGCCACGAAGGCCTGCCGCTGGAGCAGCGCTTTGGCGTGCAGGCGCGCCAGGGCCGCGCCATCTTTGGCGTGGAGATCGCGGTGTTCGACGCCGACGGCCAGCGCCTGCCACCGGATGACCACCGCCCGGGCGAGTTGAAAGTGCGCGGCCCCTGGGTGGTGTCGGCCTACTACGGCCAGCAGCCGGGCACCGAGCTGGATGCGGACGGCTGGTTCGCCACCGGCGACGTGGCGCTGATAGACGCCGAAGGCTATGTGCAGATCACCGACCGCAGCAAGGACGTGATCAAGTCGGGCGGCGAATGGATCTCTTCCATCGACCTGGAAAACCTCGCCGTCGGCCACCCCAAGGTGAAAGAGGCCGCGGTCATTGGCGCCTACCACAGCAAGTGGCAGGAGCGCCCGCTGCTGGTGGTGGTGCCCAACGCCGGCCAGCAGGTGAGCGGCCCCGAGATCCTGGCCTTCATGCAGGACCGCGTGGCGCGCTGGTGGATGCCGGACGACGTGGTGTTTGTCGACGAGCTGCCGCACACGGCCACCGGCAAGCTCTTGAAGACCCGGCTGCGCGAGCAGTTCCGCAACCACCGGCTGCCCACTGACGTGCCTGAAGCCTAG
- a CDS encoding LysR family transcriptional regulator: MAFTTENLAVFLAALDQGSFSAAARSLGRVPSAVSMAMAHLEAELDLALFDRSGREPRPTAAARALEPQARLLAAQWRQLEAQALSLTQGLENRLALAIAPELISAPWSAPLAQLAQEHPLLEVEVLAAPQADAMALLHAGRVQLALVFERPSLDGREGFQEVGRETLAAVISPTHPVLQETGGRLREEHLIHVRQVVVAGRDPEARDPRLVFARHCWCTDSPEAALGLLKAGLGWGWLPRSFAAPHVAAGTLHEMAFENLSNGLNLWVDVVWSKERPLGLGARRFVELLSSAAEAGPGS; this comes from the coding sequence ATGGCCTTTACCACCGAGAACCTTGCCGTCTTCCTGGCCGCGCTGGACCAGGGCTCTTTCTCTGCCGCCGCGCGCAGCCTGGGCCGGGTGCCTTCGGCCGTGAGCATGGCCATGGCCCACCTGGAGGCCGAGCTGGATCTGGCGCTGTTCGACCGCAGCGGCCGCGAGCCCCGGCCCACCGCCGCGGCTCGCGCGCTGGAGCCCCAGGCGCGGCTGCTGGCGGCGCAGTGGCGGCAACTGGAGGCGCAGGCGCTGTCCCTCACCCAGGGGCTGGAGAACCGGCTGGCGCTGGCGATCGCACCCGAGCTGATCTCTGCCCCCTGGAGCGCGCCGCTGGCCCAACTGGCACAAGAGCACCCGCTATTGGAGGTGGAGGTGCTGGCCGCGCCGCAGGCCGACGCCATGGCCCTGCTGCATGCCGGGCGCGTGCAGCTGGCGCTGGTGTTCGAGCGGCCCAGCCTGGACGGGCGCGAGGGCTTTCAGGAAGTGGGCCGGGAAACCCTGGCCGCCGTCATCAGCCCCACGCACCCGGTGCTGCAGGAAACCGGCGGGCGCCTGCGCGAAGAGCACCTGATCCACGTGCGGCAGGTAGTGGTCGCCGGCCGCGACCCCGAGGCGCGCGACCCGCGCCTGGTGTTTGCGCGCCACTGCTGGTGCACCGACAGCCCCGAGGCCGCGCTGGGCCTGCTCAAGGCCGGCCTGGGCTGGGGCTGGCTGCCGCGCAGCTTTGCCGCGCCGCATGTGGCCGCCGGCACGCTGCACGAGATGGCCTTCGAGAACCTGTCCAACGGCCTGAACCTGTGGGTGGACGTGGTCTGGTCCAAGGAGCGGCCGCTGGGCCTGGGCGCGCGGCGCTTTGTCGAGCTGCTCAGCAGCGCGGCCGAGGCCGGGCCGGGGTCTTAA
- a CDS encoding PACE efflux transporter, which produces MQGIQRRVVYVALYELIAIVAASLLLALVSGQGVAHSGVVAVVASAIAIVWNLVFNYVFELWEARQAVRGRSLWRRVAHAVGFEGGLAVLLVPPMAWWFEVSLLQALWMDLGLLLFFLGYTFVFSWCFDRVFGLPASAAGAPCS; this is translated from the coding sequence ATGCAAGGCATTCAGCGCCGCGTCGTCTACGTCGCGCTTTACGAACTCATCGCCATCGTTGCGGCCAGCCTGCTGCTGGCCCTGGTGTCGGGCCAGGGCGTCGCCCATTCGGGCGTGGTGGCGGTGGTGGCATCGGCCATTGCCATCGTCTGGAACCTGGTTTTCAACTACGTCTTCGAGCTGTGGGAAGCGCGCCAGGCGGTGCGCGGGCGCAGCCTGTGGCGGCGCGTGGCGCACGCCGTCGGTTTCGAAGGCGGCCTGGCGGTGCTGCTGGTGCCGCCGATGGCCTGGTGGTTCGAGGTATCGCTGCTGCAGGCGCTGTGGATGGACCTGGGCCTGCTGCTGTTCTTCCTGGGCTACACCTTTGTCTTCAGCTGGTGCTTCGACCGGGTGTTTGGCCTGCCGGCGTCGGCCGCCGGCGCGCCCTGCTCGTAG
- a CDS encoding MurR/RpiR family transcriptional regulator, whose translation MKNRKSTPKAAPAAPAYDSADAFLAAVQAGFDALSKQLKLIARHVAQSRDQLALDGIQDTARHCGVQPSAVVRFAKHFGFSGFSEMQALFRTEAARQLAPGRDYQDRIRDLMAPDAGRLTPAQIAHGVIGASVDSLQALQRHLPDADFDAAVALMLGAPALWLVASRRAFPVGAYLAYALQHTAKPVHWLHGLGHMQQGELRALAPGDVIVAVSFAPYAQETLDLATAAVQQGARLLAITDSTLSPLAAHASATLLVRDGETFGFRSLTSTLCLAQSLFLGLAYRMELAYEQGAPAADAGRPNTRSKHQLKTKV comes from the coding sequence ATGAAAAACAGAAAATCCACACCGAAAGCCGCGCCTGCCGCGCCCGCCTACGACAGCGCCGATGCTTTCCTGGCGGCGGTGCAGGCCGGCTTCGACGCGCTGAGCAAGCAGCTCAAGCTGATCGCGCGGCATGTGGCGCAGAGCCGCGACCAACTGGCGCTGGACGGCATCCAGGACACCGCGCGCCATTGCGGCGTGCAGCCCTCGGCGGTGGTGCGCTTTGCCAAGCACTTCGGCTTCTCGGGGTTCTCGGAGATGCAGGCGCTGTTCCGCACCGAGGCGGCACGGCAGTTGGCCCCCGGGCGCGACTACCAGGACCGTATCCGCGACCTGATGGCGCCAGACGCCGGCCGCCTGACGCCGGCGCAGATCGCGCACGGCGTGATCGGTGCCAGCGTGGACAGCCTGCAGGCGCTGCAGCGCCACCTGCCCGACGCAGACTTCGACGCGGCCGTGGCCCTGATGCTCGGCGCCCCGGCGCTGTGGCTGGTGGCCTCGCGCCGCGCCTTCCCGGTCGGGGCCTATCTGGCCTATGCGCTGCAGCACACCGCCAAGCCGGTGCACTGGCTGCACGGCCTGGGCCACATGCAACAAGGCGAGCTGCGCGCGCTGGCCCCGGGCGATGTGATCGTGGCGGTGTCCTTCGCGCCCTATGCCCAGGAGACGCTGGACCTGGCCACGGCTGCGGTGCAGCAGGGCGCGCGGCTGCTGGCCATCACCGACAGCACGCTCAGCCCGCTGGCCGCGCATGCCAGCGCCACGCTGCTGGTGCGCGACGGCGAGACCTTCGGCTTTCGCTCGCTGACCAGCACGCTGTGCCTGGCGCAGTCGCTATTCCTGGGCCTGGCCTACCGGATGGAGCTGGCCTACGAGCAGGGCGCGCCGGCGGCCGACGCCGGCAGGCCAAACACCCGGTCGAAGCACCAGCTGAAGACAAAGGTGTAG
- the iolC gene encoding 5-dehydro-2-deoxygluconokinase: MGTLTFPAERPYDIACLGRLAVDLYAQQIGCSLESASSFSKYLGGSSANIAFGTARLGLRSAMVSRVGNEQNGRFLLDTLQREGCDVSQVQIDEQRLTGMVLLGIKDQDTFPLLFARENCADMALDADAIREDFLAQCRSLLITGTHLSTPTVLAASRRALDIAGRHGLVRVLDIDYRPVLWGLAAKGDGETRYVGSQKVSEHLQAQLGQFELIIGTEEEWTIAGGVEGDLLACLRRVRECTQAVLVVKRGPLGCSIVDGAIPARIDDALTVLGERIEVLNVLGAGDAFASGLLAGLLRGKDFAESARIANACGAIVVSRHGCAPAMPTPAELAHWFSGQRHPRPDQDPQLAHLHRVSVPRAQWPELYVLAYDHRSQFEDLARQAGADASRLPHLKRLLNQVVAGIEAEPGCQGRLGVLVDGRPGLGEAALHEATGRGWWLGRPIERPGSRPLRFDGTHSLASQLLHWPREQVVKCLVFYHPDDALALRQEQDEWLQQVWEATRASGHELLLEVIPPKEMLAPGDTGEAVLRAIRHFYDIGFKPEWWKVGTMAARHWQALDSLVQERDPYCRGAVILGLSQPLEQLVTGFAEARAPIVKGFMVGRSVWASPSLAWLAGEIDDAAFQAQVATNFRRLIAGWRASRAAAAQAAAEEVAA; this comes from the coding sequence ATGGGCACTCTTACCTTCCCGGCCGAGCGGCCCTATGACATTGCCTGCCTGGGCCGGCTGGCGGTAGACCTCTATGCCCAGCAGATCGGCTGCAGCCTGGAGTCGGCCAGCAGCTTCTCCAAGTACCTGGGCGGCTCGTCCGCCAACATCGCCTTTGGCACGGCGCGCCTGGGCCTGCGCTCGGCCATGGTCTCGCGCGTGGGCAACGAGCAGAACGGCCGCTTTCTGCTGGACACCTTGCAGCGCGAGGGCTGCGACGTCAGCCAGGTGCAGATCGACGAGCAGCGCCTGACCGGCATGGTGCTGCTGGGCATCAAGGACCAGGACACTTTCCCGCTGCTGTTCGCCCGCGAGAACTGCGCCGACATGGCGCTGGACGCCGACGCCATCCGCGAGGACTTCCTGGCGCAGTGCCGCAGCCTGCTCATCACCGGCACCCACCTGAGCACGCCCACCGTGCTGGCCGCCAGCCGCCGCGCGCTCGACATCGCCGGGCGCCACGGCCTGGTGCGGGTGCTGGACATCGACTACCGCCCGGTGCTCTGGGGCCTGGCCGCCAAGGGCGACGGCGAGACGCGCTACGTCGGCAGCCAGAAGGTCAGCGAGCACCTGCAGGCGCAACTGGGCCAGTTCGAGCTGATCATCGGCACCGAAGAGGAGTGGACGATTGCCGGCGGCGTGGAGGGCGACCTGCTGGCCTGCCTGCGCCGCGTGCGCGAATGCACGCAGGCGGTGCTGGTGGTCAAGCGCGGGCCGCTGGGCTGCAGCATCGTGGACGGCGCCATTCCCGCGCGCATCGACGACGCGCTGACGGTGCTGGGCGAGCGCATCGAGGTGCTCAACGTGCTGGGCGCGGGCGATGCCTTCGCCTCCGGCCTGCTCGCCGGCCTGCTGCGCGGCAAGGACTTTGCCGAGTCGGCCCGCATCGCCAATGCCTGCGGTGCCATCGTCGTCTCGCGCCACGGCTGCGCGCCGGCCATGCCCACGCCGGCCGAGCTGGCGCACTGGTTCTCCGGCCAGCGCCATCCGCGCCCGGACCAGGACCCGCAACTGGCCCACCTGCACCGCGTGAGCGTGCCGCGCGCGCAGTGGCCCGAGCTGTATGTGCTGGCCTATGACCACCGTTCGCAGTTCGAGGACCTGGCCCGCCAGGCCGGCGCCGACGCCAGCCGGCTGCCGCACCTCAAGCGCCTGCTCAACCAGGTGGTGGCCGGCATCGAGGCCGAGCCCGGCTGCCAGGGCCGCCTGGGCGTGCTGGTCGACGGCCGTCCCGGCCTGGGCGAAGCCGCGCTGCACGAGGCCACCGGCCGCGGCTGGTGGCTGGGCCGCCCGATCGAGCGGCCGGGCTCGCGCCCGCTGCGTTTTGACGGCACGCATTCGCTCGCCTCGCAGTTGCTGCACTGGCCGCGCGAGCAGGTCGTGAAATGCCTGGTCTTCTACCACCCGGACGACGCGCTGGCACTGCGCCAGGAGCAGGACGAGTGGCTGCAGCAGGTGTGGGAGGCCACGCGCGCCAGCGGGCACGAGCTGCTGCTGGAAGTGATCCCGCCCAAGGAGATGCTGGCGCCGGGCGACACCGGCGAAGCGGTGCTGCGCGCCATCCGGCATTTCTATGACATCGGCTTCAAGCCCGAGTGGTGGAAGGTCGGCACCATGGCCGCGCGCCACTGGCAGGCGCTGGACAGCTTGGTGCAGGAGCGCGACCCCTACTGCCGCGGTGCCGTGATCCTGGGCCTGTCGCAGCCGCTGGAGCAACTGGTTACCGGCTTTGCCGAGGCGCGCGCGCCCATCGTCAAGGGCTTCATGGTCGGCCGCTCGGTATGGGCCAGCCCCAGCCTGGCCTGGCTGGCCGGCGAGATCGACGACGCGGCCTTCCAGGCCCAGGTGGCGACCAACTTCCGCCGCCTGATCGCCGGCTGGCGCGCCAGCCGCGCCGCCGCGGCGCAGGCTGCAGCCGAAGAGGTGGCGGCATGA
- the iolB gene encoding 5-deoxy-glucuronate isomerase, whose protein sequence is MNLLVKANQAGRVIADITPASAGWTHVGFKALRLAAGEEESFATGARELCITVLAGQVDVQVDAQQYSALGSRASVFEEQSPTAVYVPPGRAVRIAARGAAEVALSSAPASGRLPARVIEPGQMARSVRGSGSNTRYVCDILPESAPAEGLLVVEVITPAGNASSYPPHKHDSADAAQPGAETVLEETYYHQLNPQQGFAFQRVYTDDRSIDQAMAVEHRDTVLVPRGYHPCVAPHGYDLYYLNTMAGPERRWAFRNDPAHEWMLART, encoded by the coding sequence ATGAATCTGCTGGTCAAGGCAAACCAGGCCGGCCGCGTGATCGCGGACATCACGCCGGCCTCCGCCGGCTGGACCCATGTGGGCTTCAAGGCGTTGCGCCTGGCTGCGGGCGAAGAGGAATCCTTTGCCACTGGCGCGCGCGAGCTGTGCATCACCGTGCTGGCCGGCCAGGTCGACGTGCAGGTCGATGCGCAGCAGTACAGCGCGCTGGGCAGCCGCGCCTCGGTGTTCGAAGAGCAATCGCCCACGGCCGTCTACGTGCCGCCGGGCCGCGCGGTGCGCATTGCCGCGCGCGGCGCGGCCGAGGTGGCGCTGAGCAGCGCGCCGGCCAGCGGCCGCCTGCCCGCGCGCGTGATCGAGCCCGGCCAGATGGCGCGCAGCGTGCGCGGCAGCGGCAGCAACACCCGCTACGTGTGCGACATCCTGCCCGAGTCGGCGCCGGCCGAAGGCCTGCTGGTGGTCGAGGTGATCACGCCGGCCGGCAACGCCTCCAGCTACCCGCCGCACAAGCACGACAGCGCCGATGCCGCCCAGCCCGGGGCCGAGACGGTGCTGGAGGAAACCTACTACCACCAGCTCAACCCGCAGCAGGGCTTTGCCTTCCAGCGCGTCTACACCGACGACCGCAGCATCGACCAGGCCATGGCCGTGGAGCACCGCGACACGGTGCTGGTGCCGCGCGGCTACCACCCCTGCGTGGCGCCGCACGGCTACGACCTGTACTACCTCAACACCATGGCCGGCCCGGAGCGGCGCTGGGCCTTTCGCAACGACCCGGCGCATGAGTGGATGCTGGCGCGCACCTGA
- a CDS encoding tripartite tricarboxylate transporter substrate binding protein, producing MPRIASRLLGAALLASCLGAQAQQPAYPQQPVKWIVPYAPGGTTDVIARGLAVKMGQDLGQPVIIDNKPGAASIIGATFIARSAPDGYTVGTADSGTLAFNPAMYSSLSYNAEKDFTPIGGLGRMPLVLAVHPAFPAKNVQEFLAQARKTPGQLSSASSGPGSPLHVALELFKQRTQTDILHVAYKGSAPALQDLMAGQVNAMFVDLPPSLSAIKAGKIRVLAVATPQRLAILPDVPTMAEAGVPGFEAYAWQGFVGPAKMPAPVVARLNKELVAALRHPETRAKLEELGIQPMPMAPQEFADFTRSEQKLWSGVIKAANIRLD from the coding sequence ATGCCCCGTATCGCTTCGCGCCTGCTTGGCGCCGCGCTGCTCGCCAGTTGCCTGGGCGCCCAGGCGCAGCAGCCGGCCTACCCGCAGCAGCCCGTCAAATGGATCGTGCCCTACGCCCCTGGCGGCACCACCGACGTGATCGCGCGCGGCCTGGCCGTGAAGATGGGCCAGGACCTGGGCCAGCCGGTCATCATCGACAACAAGCCCGGCGCGGCCAGCATCATCGGCGCCACCTTCATCGCGCGCTCGGCGCCCGACGGCTACACCGTGGGCACGGCCGACTCCGGCACGCTGGCCTTCAACCCGGCGATGTACAGCAGCCTCAGCTACAACGCCGAGAAAGACTTCACCCCCATCGGCGGCCTGGGCCGCATGCCGCTGGTGCTGGCGGTGCACCCGGCCTTCCCGGCCAAGAATGTGCAGGAGTTTCTGGCGCAGGCGCGCAAGACGCCGGGCCAGCTGTCCTCGGCCTCGTCCGGCCCGGGCTCGCCGCTGCATGTGGCGCTGGAGCTGTTCAAGCAGCGCACCCAGACCGACATCCTGCACGTTGCCTACAAGGGCTCGGCGCCCGCGCTGCAGGACCTGATGGCCGGCCAGGTCAACGCCATGTTCGTGGACCTGCCGCCCAGCCTGTCGGCCATCAAGGCCGGCAAGATCCGCGTGCTGGCGGTGGCCACGCCGCAGCGCCTGGCCATCCTGCCCGACGTGCCGACCATGGCCGAGGCCGGCGTGCCCGGCTTCGAGGCCTATGCCTGGCAGGGCTTCGTCGGCCCGGCCAAGATGCCGGCGCCGGTGGTGGCGCGGCTCAACAAGGAACTGGTGGCCGCGCTCCGGCACCCCGAGACGCGTGCCAAGCTCGAAGAGCTGGGCATCCAGCCCATGCCCATGGCGCCGCAGGAGTTCGCCGACTTCACCCGCAGCGAGCAAAAGCTGTGGTCTGGCGTGATCAAGGCCGCCAACATCCGGCTGGACTGA